GCGAACAACGCCCAGAACGGCGCCATAATTCGCAAGAAGAGAACGCCCTCGGCGATCACGGCTGGATCGGCGACGAAGATTCCCATTGCCTGGGCCGGGAAGGCGACGAGGACGGCGGCGACCACGAAGATCAACAGCATCGTCCCCGCCGTGGCGATCCGCGCGACGGCTGCGGCTCGGTCGGGCGTCCTCGCGCCGAGGTTCTGGCCGACGCCGGTCGCCGTCGCGTTACCGACCGCGCCCGCGACGGCCCACGTGACCGACATGTACCGCACGCCGATCCCGTAGGCTGCGGTCGGCGCGGCCCCGAAACGGGCGACGAAGCCGGCCATCGCGACCGACGCGAAGCTGCGCGCCCAGCCGTCGATCGTCGCCGGGTAGCCGACGTCGATCAGCCGGCGCTGGACCGAGAGGTCGGGCGCGAGGTCGCCGATCCGGAGCCGAACGCCGAACCGTCCGTCGAGCAGGATGTAGATTCCGACGACGGCCGCGAACGCGCGGGCGATGAACGTCGCGATCGCCGCGCCGCGGGTTCCCAGCTCGGGGAACGGCCCCCAGCCGAGGATGAGGAACGGATCGAGGACGACGTTCAGTCCGGCGGAGACGAGCACCAGCCACATCGCGGTCTTGGTGTCGCCGGCGCCCTGCAGCGACGACCGGAACGCGAAGAACAGAAACGTCAGGGGAAGGGCGAGAAAGATCACCTCGATGTAGGCCAGTGCCTCGACGAAGACCTGATCACGCGCGCCGATCAACCACAGTAGGGGTCGACGGAAGTAGAGGCCGACGGCGGCGAGGACGCTCGAAACCGCGAGCGCGAGCAGGATCGTCTGGGCGACGACCCGGTCTGCCATTCGGTCGTCGTCGGCGCCGACGTACTGGGAGACCAACGCGATCGTCGCCGCCGTCAGTCCCATCGCCGTCGAGACGAACATCCACGACAGGGGAAACATCAGCGAGACGGCCGCGACGGCCTCGCTGCTCACGCGACCGACCCAGAACATATCCGCGAGATTGTAGAAGGTCTGCAGAAGGTTGCCGAGCACGAGCGGCCAGGCTAACTGGAGGAGCTTCGGGGGGATCGATCCCGTCGTCATGTCGACGCGTTTGCGTTCTGGCTCGGACTCGGACACGGCGTTGCAGTGGAGGTTCTCTCCGGGCGGACCAAAAGGGCTCGACTCCCCGGTTCCGTTGCCGACTTTCGGGCCCCGTCCCGACCGAACCGGACGCGCCGACACGGTTCGCGCTCGGCGCAGTCGACGACACCTCGTGCACGCGCGAGCGCAAACCGTGCGCGAGCGCAACGCCCGCGTAACGCACGCACACCCGCGCTGTCTGCGGGTTTTGCCGAAAGCGTTATCAGAGGCTCGATCGTACCGGGCGACCATGACCGCAGTTTTCGCTCCGGACCTGCCGCCCGAGCCGCGAGGTGATCGACGGTGGAACTGATCATCACCGAGAAGGACAACGCCGCGCGACGGATCGCCGACATCCTTTCCGGCGGTAGCTATGATTCGACGCGCGAGAACGGTGTCAACGTCTACGAGTGGGGCGGCAAGCGCTGCGTGGGTCTGTCGGGCCACGTCGTCGGGGTCGACTTCCCCTCGGAGTACTCCGACTGGCGGGACGTCGAGCCCGTCGAGCTCATCGACGCGGATATCGAGAAGACCGCGACGAAAGAAAACATCGTCGCCACGCTGCGGATCCTCGCCCGCCGGGCCGAACGGGTTGCGATCGCGACCGACTACGACCGCGAGGGCGAACTCATCGGGAAGGAGGCCTACGACATCGTCCGCGAGGTCGACGAGGACGTCCCTATCCGTCGGGTGCGCTTTTCCTCGATCACCGAAAACGAGGTCAAAAACGCCTTCGACGAGCCCGACGAGCTGGACTTCGATCTGGCCGCGGCGGGCGAGGCCCGCCAGATCATCGACCTGATCTGGGGCGCCGCGCTCACCCGATTCCTCTCGCTGTCGGCGGGCCAGCTCGGCAACGACTTCATCTCGGTCGGACGGGTCCAGTCGCCGACGCTGAAGCTGATCGTCGACCGCGAGCGGGAGATCCAGGCGTTCGATCCGGAGACGTACTGGGAGCTTTTTGCCGACCTCCGACAGGCGGAGACGACGTTCGAGGCCCAGTACTTCTACCGCGACGAGGACGACAACGAGGCCGAGCGCGTCTGGAAGGAGGCCCGCGCCGACGAGGTCTACGAGACCCTGTCGGGTCGCAACGCCGCGACGGTCGTCGACGTCAATCGCCGTACCCGGACCGACGCGCCGCCCGCGCCGTTTAACACGACCCAGTTCATCCGCGCGGCCAGCGCGATCGGCTACTCGGCCAAGCGGGCGATGTCGATCGCCGAGGACCTCTACACCGCCGGCTACATTACCTATCCGCGGACCGACAACACCGTCTACCCCGACGACCTCGATCCCGAGGAGCTGCTCGAGGAGTTCGTCGGCCACTCGACGCTCGGCGACGCGGCCGACTCGCTGCTCGAGGCCGACGAGATCCGGGCCACCGAAGGTGACGAGGAGACGACCGACCACCCGCCGATCCACCCGACGGGCGAGATCCCGACCCGGGGCGGCGACGTCAGCGACGACGAGTGGGAGATCTACGAGCTGGTCGTGCGCCGGTTCTACGCGACCGTCGCCGATCCCGCGAAGTGGGAACACCTCAAGGTCGTCGCCGAGGTCGACGACGTCCGCTTGAAGGCAAACGGCAAGCGCCTCGTCGAGCCGGGCTACCACGACGTCTACCCGTACTTCAACACGACCGAGAACTACGTCCCCGACGTCGAGACCGGCGAGGAGCTTTCGATCGAGGACGTCGAGCTCGAGGAGAAGGAGACACAGCCGCCCCGTCGGTACGGCCAGTCGCGTCTCATCGAGACCATGGAGGATCTCGGCCTGGGGACAAAAAGCACACGGCACAACACTATTGAAAAATTATACGACCGGGGCTACATCGAGAGCGATCCGCCCCGTCCGACCAAGCTGGCGATGGCGGTCGTCGACGCCGCCGAGAGCTACGCCGACCGGGTCGTCAGCGAGGAGATGACGGCCCAGCTGGAACAGGATATGGACGCCATCGCCTCCGGCGAGGCCGGTCTCGAGGACGTCACCGACGAATCTCGAGAGATGCTCGAGGAGATCTTCGCGAACCTGGCCGAGTCCCGGGAGGAGATCGGCGACCACCTCCGGAAGTCGCTGAAAGACGACAAGCGCCTCGGTCCCTGTCCGGAGTGTGGCGAGGACTTGCTCGTCCGTCAGAGCCGCCACGGCTCCTACTTCATCGGCTGTGACGGCTACCCGGACTGCGAGAACACGCTGCCGCTGCCCTCGACGGGCAAGCCGCTGATCATGGACGGCGAGTGCGACGAGCACGGGCTCAACGAGGTGAAGATGCTCGCCGGCCGCCAGACGTTCGTCCACGGCTGTCCGCTGTGTACAGCCGACGAGGCGGGTGAGGGCGAGATCCTGGGCGACTGTCCGGACTGTGGGGAGGGCGCGACGTCTCCGACGTCGCGAGGCGAAGGCGGTGAAACCGCCGAAGCGGACGGGGAACTCGTAATCAAGACTCTCCAGAGCGGCTCCCGGCTGGTCGGCTGTACGCGCTATCCGGACTGCGAGTACTCGCTGCCGCTACCCCGGCGCGGCGAGATCGAAGTCACCGACGAGCGCTGCGAAGAACACGACCTACCCGAACTGCTCGTCCACAGCGGCGACGAGCCCTGGGAGCTCGGCTGTCCGATCTGTAACTACCGCGAGTTCCAGGCCCGGGAGGCAGACAGCGGTTCGGACCTCGAGAGCCTCGACGGCGTCGGCGCCAAGACCGCCGAGAAGCTCGTCGACGCGGGCATCGAGAGCCTCGAGGACCTGACCGACGCCGACCCCGACGCGGTCGCCGAGGACGTCGACGGTGTCAGCGCCGATCGGGTCCGCAGCTGGCAGGCCGAGGCGTAGCGTCGGCGCGGGCTCGGGTTCGATCCTTCGCAGACAGAGCTCTTCGAGGGGATCAGTCCGAGTCGTCGGTTGCGGGTGCTGACGAGCCACCGTCGGCCTCGTCCTCGGACACCGCCTGGTCGTCGGCTTCGGATTCTCCGTCTGCTTCGGATTCTCCGTCTGCTTCGGATTCTCCGTCTGCTTCGGGTTCTCCGTCTGCTTCGGGTTCTCCGTCAGCGTCAGGTTCAGTTGCGTCGTCGTCCGCAGCGTCGCCGTCCGACGACTCGTTTGCGCCCGCTTCCTCGGTATCGTCGCCGTCTGACTCCTCGCCGTCGTCACCGTCGTCCGCGTCGGCTCTCGCCGCGAGGACGGCCTCGACCTCCGAGGCGATCCGGCTGCCGTCGGTGGTTCCGGTCTCGCGCCAGTGCTCCTCGCCGTCGGGATCGATGACGATCGTGACCGGGTAGCCGACCGCCGAGTACTCTCGCATCGGCTCGGAGGCGTCGTAGCTCACGTAGCCGTTCCCGCCGTGGGTCTCCCACCACTCGCGGAGCTCCTCGGGCGGGAACCCCTCCTCGGAGTCGTACGTTAGCGACAGGAAGCTGACGTCCTCGCCGTGGTCGTCCGCGAGCTGTGCTCTGGCGTCGGCGAGCCGTCCGGCCTGCACCTGACAGTTGCCACAGCCGTTGACGAAGAACATCAACACCATAACGTCCTCGGA
This genomic window from Natronococcus occultus SP4 contains:
- a CDS encoding TlpA family protein disulfide reductase, with product MRRRDIVAGIGSLGVLGGAGAIVRYGPPSVGDDGEDDAADDDGEEREWPMEVETVAARGSEDGTLTVPSEDVMVLMFFVNGCGNCQVQAGRLADARAQLADDHGEDVSFLSLTYDSEEGFPPEELREWWETHGGNGYVSYDASEPMREYSAVGYPVTIVIDPDGEEHWRETGTTDGSRIASEVEAVLAARADADDGDDGEESDGDDTEEAGANESSDGDAADDDATEPDADGEPEADGEPEADGESEADGESEADGESEADDQAVSEDEADGGSSAPATDDSD
- a CDS encoding DNA topoisomerase I; translated protein: MELIITEKDNAARRIADILSGGSYDSTRENGVNVYEWGGKRCVGLSGHVVGVDFPSEYSDWRDVEPVELIDADIEKTATKENIVATLRILARRAERVAIATDYDREGELIGKEAYDIVREVDEDVPIRRVRFSSITENEVKNAFDEPDELDFDLAAAGEARQIIDLIWGAALTRFLSLSAGQLGNDFISVGRVQSPTLKLIVDREREIQAFDPETYWELFADLRQAETTFEAQYFYRDEDDNEAERVWKEARADEVYETLSGRNAATVVDVNRRTRTDAPPAPFNTTQFIRAASAIGYSAKRAMSIAEDLYTAGYITYPRTDNTVYPDDLDPEELLEEFVGHSTLGDAADSLLEADEIRATEGDEETTDHPPIHPTGEIPTRGGDVSDDEWEIYELVVRRFYATVADPAKWEHLKVVAEVDDVRLKANGKRLVEPGYHDVYPYFNTTENYVPDVETGEELSIEDVELEEKETQPPRRYGQSRLIETMEDLGLGTKSTRHNTIEKLYDRGYIESDPPRPTKLAMAVVDAAESYADRVVSEEMTAQLEQDMDAIASGEAGLEDVTDESREMLEEIFANLAESREEIGDHLRKSLKDDKRLGPCPECGEDLLVRQSRHGSYFIGCDGYPDCENTLPLPSTGKPLIMDGECDEHGLNEVKMLAGRQTFVHGCPLCTADEAGEGEILGDCPDCGEGATSPTSRGEGGETAEADGELVIKTLQSGSRLVGCTRYPDCEYSLPLPRRGEIEVTDERCEEHDLPELLVHSGDEPWELGCPICNYREFQAREADSGSDLESLDGVGAKTAEKLVDAGIESLEDLTDADPDAVAEDVDGVSADRVRSWQAEA
- a CDS encoding MATE family efflux transporter, whose translation is MTTGSIPPKLLQLAWPLVLGNLLQTFYNLADMFWVGRVSSEAVAAVSLMFPLSWMFVSTAMGLTAATIALVSQYVGADDDRMADRVVAQTILLALAVSSVLAAVGLYFRRPLLWLIGARDQVFVEALAYIEVIFLALPLTFLFFAFRSSLQGAGDTKTAMWLVLVSAGLNVVLDPFLILGWGPFPELGTRGAAIATFIARAFAAVVGIYILLDGRFGVRLRIGDLAPDLSVQRRLIDVGYPATIDGWARSFASVAMAGFVARFGAAPTAAYGIGVRYMSVTWAVAGAVGNATATGVGQNLGARTPDRAAAVARIATAGTMLLIFVVAAVLVAFPAQAMGIFVADPAVIAEGVLFLRIMAPFWALFAGVMVLQGAFRGAGNTREAMVLSFLSRWIFRVPVALVLAFTAVTVPFIGVTIPTVAAIDLGVAGIWWAFSFGMVASFVVAVGWFRLGTWTEGIIDEDGDARGPGAESGAGDEPDAVD